cataagcaacctagtcactcgggctttgaagacacccaggttatacccatcaggaaacacagactccggcaaggagttccactccctagcagttcgcacaactTATAACTTAGTCttggtggcctggaggtttaagacacctgCTTCTTATGCATAAGAGTGTGGAATCGAAACaaaccaacagcaagtaccaatgtgactttttccgagttataatatgtactttctaagattatttagacaccactgacaaacagtgaagaaaaacatcgtgaagaaacctgggcttataatttctaattataagtttgaaatcgccaacccaaattgagcaagcgtggtgattaatgttcaaatctccgtgtgagaagaggccttaggtcagcagtggccacttatagactggtGATGATGTGTGTAATGTGAACCAACTACTTTAGACACGAAGCTGATGATTATAAAGAATCACCTGTCATAAGGACGACaaactaaatactaaattaaatattatgttatcggcttactcacgtaattgtttgacgaggaacttgactactTTCTCAAGGTACGCGACacgtggcgattgtcgcgctcCTACTCttacgtcgtgtgtcgcgaattgctgttcatgaatatgagcctctggcatggcttcaaactagtcgagttcctcgttagaCAGTtgcgtaagtaagccgataacataataattaatttagtatgtctcacgaaagttagaATAAACTAAATATGTACTAGTAATTCAAAGAAATCGAAATAAAGAACACAACAATCtaatacatttactttattCCATTTACATCAAATAGTAACTATTCCATATCCAAAATGGTAAATACTAAAACTTACCTCAAAACTGTTTCaagttaaattatgttttagattaaaatacAGTCAGAAATTGTAACCTTAAATACAGATATAGGCTATGATAATGCTAGCGCCAGACATGTGCGAATATTCTGTGGCACGGATAAAATAGTATCAAATGTCCGTATTACACAATGTGAAAGCGTATGTGAACAAAAAACTGCGCACATGTCTGGCCCCAACATAAAACATTGTAGAAAAAGGTTGAATAACCCTTTTGCATAGAAGAACATTGATTACGTTTGTTCGGAGAAGCATCGCTTTTTAAATCTTCAATGGACGCGAAATTCTACAAAGTATCGTTAACTAATACTGTGTTATCATAATTTTCGAtttctacataaatattaagtacttaataatcATTGGTGATACGTTTGAGTCAATGAGTAAAATCACTTAACACTAAGTTACAGACAATTTAGATTTTCTTACATTTGACGTTACATAGGTAGTATTATAGTTGGCAAGTGTAAAATTTTCTTTGATTACTACTTTCTCGGGGTTCTATGAAAACAAACATGTAGAAACAATCTAGAGATTTCAAGAGACGAAGATAAATAAGTCAATGAAAATCATACAGATGatgcaaaagaaaatataccTTAAGACGAGGAAATAAAGACAGTAGTTGATAAAGACGATAAATATCCAGTTACAGAAATAGAACATCGAGAAAAGTAGAATCCTTAAGCTAAACACATGATACAActatatattttacataatatcacTATGGAGTATTTACAAATAACATTGACGGTTACATTATCAAAGATTCTGTAGAAGAAATTATCACTAAAATGAATAAAGCTATCACATTCCTAACACAATAAgttactaatactagcttactaggtataatatttacaactgaCGATTTTGGAAGCAGTCCTATGAAAACTAgccaaagaaaataaatcccAAAAATCATTAGTAATATGGTTCAGTTTGCCAAAACTGTACTCGATGATCTTTTAGGTGATAATGGCATACAGATGctattatgtcaaaattctttaGCAGATATTAAATCTTATTATTTAGCAATAAAGTTCATAATGGAGTTTTGTGTGTATATCAAAAAACTGCTTACTGTACTTAAATTaatccataataattataatatcatggCTTGAACGAAATCATCTTCCTCATGAGGTAGAAAATCAATGTGTTTAAGatacacaattaaaatattattaatatttacactCGGCACATAAATAAGAAGAAAATGCCTCGATCTCTAACCTATAGTTATTAGAATATTCAACAAAAGCGCTATATACAACtttgtacatttaaaaaataaaataagttagtaatactgtaaataattttaaagcttAATCTtcagaaaattaaatgttatctaaaaactaaattaaaattaataatcagtcagcgatttataataattaaggttctgttaatttattaattaataattaatgaaaataaatttacatcCAGGAGAATGATTTTAAAACGTTGAAAGTAGTGGTGACGTCAAAATTTTAGAAGTAGCTGCACTTAAAATACGTCTTgtgtatcatcggtcgtacttacgtatcatcggttgagtgtgaacggtcaactgtttttctatacaCTTGTCtcttctggcgttacgcgaccgatgatacgcgacgtATGTttcgtcagatatgaaccgactaaaaaacaattaaattttttgAAATTATGAAGAAACAACAGAAATCATGATCCATGAGGCTGTAAAGCCACTGATTTTTACTATGCagttcaaattaaaacaaattgtaacGAAGTACATAACAAAGATGTTTAAATGGATAGCAATTTTGAAGAGAGTAGTACACACATCTATAATACAAAATGTGGTGGTCTCCTCAAATGGTATCTTATAAATATCAGTAGCTTCATTTAGctttataaaatcaattaaattatgtttaaattactttttttagttGGTGTTatcaatatatttcatacatacCAATGTTACTTTTTCAGCATTAttcaaaaatctttagattacttgtgaaattaaatgtaatatgtaatattgcTTCTTCCTTCCCTAAAGCTTACTGCATTATTTAACATTACAACAGTATCAAAATCAAATCCGACTCCTTTAAAATAAACCATTTCTTTGCCATCAACTTAAATTAACTGAACTAAATCCAAAAGCCTCTTTCAATTCGCATTAGTCTCCTCAACTATATCTTAATTAACATTGGCATCATTGCATCTACTAACACCTAGGGCCAGTTTTACAGGTctctgataattttattttgttatggaatAAGGTGTAAATTTATTCAGGTGATCGTGAATGGTGGATCGTGGTGTAAATTTAtcatgataagcaatcgccgccgctcggacacttgaaacactagaggcgttacaagtacgttgcggGCCTcctgagggttaggaatttaagggttgtccctccggtaacctcactcatatatCGCAAACGTGTCAAaacatggctttcccacacttgaTTTTGTCTGATGAGTAGTAATGACTTATTGTTTCCCTTTTAACCTGGTAGAAAGTAACTGCAAAACCGGCCCTTATACAGACATTTTGCCAATTAAAACGCTTTAATTACACACGTGATGGTCTCGTTTAAACCGACAGATTTCGCAGTGGACTTTGCAACACCAGACGAAACGGCATCTACATTTTTCTTCGTGATCTCTCACTCTGGTTTGGTATCCTCGTCCACAGCATAGTAGGCGACAGCCATCCAGACCAGCTGATGTTCTGTTGCAAGTACGGCCACGAGTTCCTAAAATGCCTAGCCTGAAAACAtcaatcattgtttttttattttttaagggagaaaaatcGTCCAATAGCTTAtctcgctttgggtgaggcgacagagaatgttagactcttactgactaaaaacgtctgttccttctcctgctttgagccggaaccccggtaacctgttacgttgtccgcagctccggatatgaaCATAATATAGCCAAGACTATTTCCTTGCGTTTCAATTGAACTTTATCTTGCATAGGAAATTGATCCTTAAAATCAAGTACTTACTCGTCATTAGGTTCACAATAGTCTGGCGAGTCCTCCAAGTACACAAGATCAGTCTTGTTAGGTTTCTTCATGTCCATGTGTAACGGCCTCAGCTTTCTTATGTTCTTGCCTCTCTTGCGTTCTACCACctgaaagtttttatttaaaatacatatttaatagctGATTTATAAACAGCTAAAATCGATCAAGAAATTAGCTTTCGTATGCAAACAGAAATCTAAGAACATTGttgaatttaaaactaatataataaccTGTCGTCTCACACAGTTTAGGTTTAATCTTGATAGTGCATATGTTgttactaattataataagcTTTAATTTCTATAGACAAATAACTAGACTTAACAATCATTCAATTAAGTAAGTAGTAGTAGGGAAGTAATAAGTAGAGAAAATCATTGAACCACTACAAAAAAGAATAAAGAAAATGTCAACTAACTTGACCAACCTTTACATGGGATGCCCCTTCATATCTAGTAGACAGTGCATCACCAACCATGCGCAGTTGTGGCAGACGACGCCAGCAGACACGGACTGAGCAGGACCCAGACATTCCATGGCATTTACAGACACGCTGCATACGACCGCGAACCGCCTGTAAAACGATAAAATCATCATCAGTTATGATAATGACTACGGAAGATTTTATAAAACCAGTTCATTTAtgtgagactgcctcgttggtcgagtggtcacaaatgCGACTGCTAgacaaggtgtctcgggttcgattcccaggtcgagcAAACTATAACCGGGGTTTTTCCGTTTTttgaaatttctcagtggtaacacggagtctggaattgtatccagtatatggtaataggctcaccccctattacatggggcttaaaacacaaatggtgaaaagtgggtgtacattgtatactggtattacgtgccctaatgtgcacctctgcctacccctttgaatttatattttctttccattttataatttttttttatttttttttctcctcATGAAATATCTGCAGAGAAACCAATACTATCTATTAACACAACAATGTATCTTGCCGttgttgcaaaataaaataacttttatcaaCATAAAGATACAGTCTATTTTCAAATGATACAAAACCCACCCGTCGTCCAGCCTCGTTGTTGTGTAGGTTCACCAGTCCTTCGTCAGTGTTCTTGTCTTCTTTGGAATCAGAGAAATCTTTGCTGAACATCTCTCCATATCGGATGTCCTGGAAAATGTGAGAATTTCATAACAATCTTGTACTTAACACAGTAGGTACAAAAGTTTCCCCTAGGATTAGCGCATGTAGATGTTTATTTGGTAGTTAAACCTATAACAATATTACCAACTATGTACTTGAAAACGAAGcaattgcctcgttggtcgtgtggtcgcaagtgcgactgccggataagtaatgctgggttttttttcggattttccaaaatttctcagtagtagcacggagtccgaAACTATGCCTagtatatatggcaataagctcactacctattacatggaacttacaacacaaatggtgaaagatgagtgtatattttatagcggcattacgtgcacttctgcctaccccttcggggataaaaggcgtgacgttgcgacGTTGAAAACGAAGTAACAAAATGTCCTTAGCAACTTAGTTTACAACTGCATACATCATGTCAACTATCAATCAACAGTCTACCATAATTTGTTCAAAATAACCAATCTTACTTCAGAACACCCTCCCCACTGCCAGTGCCTAGGCGTACGCTTTCTGACGCGCGAGTCGCAGGAACACTCGTTGAGTTCACCACGAGAGCAGGCGCGGGCCACCGCATGCGCCAACGCCGCAGCCGACAGGGCATGCACGAAGGCTGATTCACGAGATTCTGAAAGCATTAGGACAAATATAAGGAAATGTGATCTTACTAACTTGggaaatgtgaaagtgtgtatgtttatgagtttgtgtgtttgccggttactcaatcacgtcaacaCGGCTGAagcgatcccttcagccgtgtTGACGTGATTGAGTCAAAGGAATAAAGATGGATAATGGATAAGCCGAACaagaaataatttaacactATGAAAGGAAACGGACAGGAGATTTGAAAGATTTAAGAAGTAATAAAACGGTTGAGTATTTGACAACGATAAAAACGGTTGAAATCATTCGCTAACCTACAGTTACCAATGCAGTAACTAACGTATTACTAAAATCTCGTTGCCACAACAATGTATACGGAAAAGAACTATACTAAATAGGTAATACGGGTGAAACCAGCTTACAAGATAGATACAGATATATTTAAACCAACACTGTCTATTGTAACACCTACTGCTAATAAGAGAATAACTCAAAAGAATGtatttgttaaatgttttacacTTCTTTGTCTACACTCACCAGATGTCTATTGGATTCTCAAGATAATTCCATTGTTATTTCTTCTCACGTTGCAAAATCCAAAACGTTGACTCaacattttcaaaacaatacCCAAGACAGATGTACATAGGTATCGAACAAGAACATATCACAAAAGCAAATTCCGCTAAATCGATTTAAATTCTAAAAACGAAACAGAAAATCTACGCAGAAGTTCGTTGACCAGTAATCTTTGATGCAACCAATGAATTAGATCCCTTAAAAGGCATACAAATAGAACTTGAGACCCGTGAAGCTAAAGGAATAGAGGGGAATGGAAGGTCAACAAAGCTGGTTACGGTGTAGTACTTTACAGTAAACAACCTGAGCGGCTCCATCAACAACACCCAGACCGAGTAATcgacatttgaaaataaacatttcacgTCTAAGACGATGAAGTTCTATGAAATTGGTCTTGATGTAAACTTATACACAAACTTTGATTTTGATCAGCAACGGAAGAACACGTCAAATGGTATGCTCACATTCTCGTTTGTTAGTAAGAACAACTGTGGAGTAAGTGCATCGCTTTGTGCATCTTGTCTTGTCACTAATGGATGTAGAGGAGATAGGTAATGGATAATCTTGAAATGTAGTCCAAGAGCTTATTCTCACAGAAATGTTGCGCATAATTCGAATTTTTAGAAAAGTGCAAGTATTTATGACATTTAAAGGGGGGAAATCGACAATGTgtttttccgccttgggcgaggcgcgAGGGAGTACCTAACTCTTATTGACTTAAAAGAACCTCGTTTCTAatgttttttgagccggagccccggcaaatcGCATCTCAAGTATTCATGGCCTTACTAGCTGTTGTCATACACTTACATTTGTTCCCACTCTTAGACTTTGCCATCATTCCTATTGGACAACATCAATGAAATAATAAACTCTACAAATTCCTTTAAGCCTTTAACtaccatcagaaaactgttgaaggcaaatcctccactaacgtaggtcaccggtgacctacacggcagttaacgtgttaacaaatacaaaatgagaATCTATTGTGGCTCTAAAACAATTCAGTTCTACTTCGAGACTGTGTTGTCGGAAGATAAACATCGGCGTTGACTGACAACCTCTTACGTAAACCTACTTCAAACACATGGGCTTGCAGCGATCATTTCAAACTTGAGTGATGATTGCTACtccttattattaaatttatatttaagtaggATTCTGTTGcgaaatatttatgattgtgTAAGAAAGAACTATTCGAGAATTTATAAAAACGATCATTGCAGAAATAAGTTTTAGCTGATGtcttgtataattatgtatattcttgttatttatatttgtgtaatattatcatcatcttatatgtagtatatgtgtgtatgtatctATTTGTTTCATACGTCTATTACATCGATCTATTCATCAAatattacttaggtactatCTAAATTTTCATGTCAGACTCATTTATCCCAACAGTATCGTCTCCGTAACGCCTAAAGGTTGACAAAAAAGAATTCCTATGGCATTATGTCCGCCTTTTATACcatggtttaaataaataaaatatacttactgaACTTAAGCACACCGCCGAAGATGTCAGTAGAATTCTCCACAGTGCTGCAGTTCCACCTGCTGTGTCGGAACTGGTGCTGGCACTCTTCCACCGCCTGCTGGGCTCCGGTTTGTAGGACCTGGAAGCAGTAACAATCCTTATTGTACCACAggaaatctaaataaaaaaaatattgaatattatattatgtgtcGCAAACTTTAGGTAAACAACACGAACTTATTCCAAATAATAGAATTTTTGGTGATCCGTGCAGATTtcccgaaaaaaatataaagaagtcttcatttcttttctctgttcttcaaagtttaggctaataGGCATTACCTATTCCTATCACTCGTTTTGTGTGAAAAGCAGTATTTTGGCTGTCGACAATTTAACCAAGTTGTTGAATATATTCTTCTTCTGCCCCGTCTATTTCTGATTTTCTTAAGGTCATCGCATGTCAGTCATACaggaaaaacaaacatttacaaatGCTTTTTCATAAAGGTCAATGTAtagtatactagcttctgcccgcgacttttgctgcgttcctgtgggataaaaattagTCTGTGTGTGGTTATTCCAgacacaaacttttgcatttctattatcacaaactttcgcattccTAATATTAGGAAGAGTAAGATCTATTGTACCTAATAAAGTTTTGCTGGTTGTCACTATGTCCATAATAGTATGCAATATTTGGAAAACAAATCCTAAACACTTTACCTAATTCTTTTAAAACTACACTCACTCATTACATAAAAATTCTCCATTTTATACAGATAATATACAGTTGCTAACTTTTATTTTAGCGTAAAAAAACTCTTGGACAtcaaatagcaataaaaattCGTATCACATCATAATCTTATATCGTTGAGGGcagtaa
This genomic interval from Spodoptera frugiperda isolate SF20-4 chromosome 14, AGI-APGP_CSIRO_Sfru_2.0, whole genome shotgun sequence contains the following:
- the LOC118279247 gene encoding protein Wnt-1 isoform X2 translates to MKLIWKVLCCLLLLAQAVMGNWWNLAAPRPQTQPGNTSLETFTALHKENCHRLEFLVERQKQLCMLSDTMIKVLQTGAQQAVEECQHQFRHSRWNCSTVENSTDIFGGVLKFKSRESAFVHALSAAALAHAVARACSRGELNECSCDSRVRKRTPRHWQWGGCSEDIRYGEMFSKDFSDSKEDKNTDEGLVNLHNNEAGRRAVRGRMQRVCKCHGMSGSCSVRVCWRRLPQLRMVGDALSTRYEGASHVKVVERKRGKNIRKLRPLHMDMKKPNKTDLVYLEDSPDYCEPNDELGILGTRGRTCNRTSAGLDGCRLLCCGRGYQTRVRDHEEKCRCRFVWCCKVHCEICRFKRDHHVCN
- the LOC118279247 gene encoding protein Wnt-1 isoform X1 encodes the protein MKLIWKVLCCLLLLAQAVMGNWWNLAAPRPQTQPGNTSLETFTALHKENCHRLEFLVERQKQLCMLSDTMIKVLQTGAQQAVEECQHQFRHSRWNCSTVENSTDIFGGVLKFKSRESAFVHALSAAALAHAVARACSRGELNECSCDSRVRKRTPRHWQWGGCSEDIRYGEMFSKDFSDSKEDKNTDEGLVNLHNNEAGRRAVRGRMQRVCKCHGMSGSCSVRVCWRRLPQLRMVGDALSTRYEGASHVKVGQVVERKRGKNIRKLRPLHMDMKKPNKTDLVYLEDSPDYCEPNDELGILGTRGRTCNRTSAGLDGCRLLCCGRGYQTRVRDHEEKCRCRFVWCCKVHCEICRFKRDHHVCN